From Syngnathus scovelli strain Florida chromosome 14, RoL_Ssco_1.2, whole genome shotgun sequence, one genomic window encodes:
- the gemin2 gene encoding gem-associated protein 2 yields the protein MKSDVEDLMPRLLPIECSGDTSTLLNLDGPPRNPQEYLRQVQLEAALCPEVVVAQIDPKKLKKQTVNIPVAECHAAPAGFSPSLDWQQRQVSNFSGVRQSITKNRQHWSSHSLDDNVVMPKQADEEGWKRFCLGELLCQGALSSQTETDAEAGLDYSKVGFPPFLSIVSRLSQSTVLTVLDILINWFEERDFGPQLGHWLYALLGALEKPLLPEAHSSIRQLARRCAQLRSQLTSQDDDNLPALNLLICLVARYFEQNDLADQPE from the exons ATGAAGTCTGACGTGGAGGATTTAATGCCGCGGCTGCTGCCGATTGAGTGCAGCGGAGACACTTCAACGCTTCTAAACTTGGATGGTCCGCCAAGAAACCCCCAAGAGTATCTTCGACAAGTCCA GTTAGAGGCAGCGTTGTGTCCAGAAGTGGTGGTCGCTCAGATTGACCCCAAGAAGTTAAAGAAACAAACTGTCAACATACCT GTGGCAGAGTGCCACGCTGCTCCAGCTGGTTTCTCTCCCAGCCTAGATTGGCAACAGAGGCAAGTCAGCAATTTTTCCGGTGTTAGGCAG AGTATCACAAAGAACAGACAACACTGGAGCAGCCACTCTCTTGATGACAATGTCGTGATG CCAAAGCAAGCAGATGAGGAGGGCTGGAAGAGGTTTTGTTTAGGAGAGCTGCTCTGTCAAGGTGCATTATCCTCGCAGACAGAGACTGATGCAGAAGCCGGGCTGGACTACAGCAAG GTTGGCTTCCCACCCTTTCTGAGCATTGTCAGCAGACTCAGCCAG TCCACCGTGTTGACAGTGTTGGACATTCTGATCAATTGGTTTGAAGAAAGAGATTTTGGGCCCCAGTTG GGCCACTGGTTGTATGCATTGTTGGGTGCTTTGGAGAAACCGTTGCTTCCCGAGGCCCATTCTTCAATCAGACAGTTGGCAAGAAGATGCGCTCAACTACGTAGTCAGCTG ACGAGTCAGGACGATGACAACTTGCCCGCCCTCAATCTTCTCATCTGTCTGGTTGCAAG ATACTTTGAGCAGAATGACCTAGCAGACCAGCCGGAGtaa
- the pnn gene encoding pinin, with the protein MAVAVRSLQEQIEKAKEGLRNVDDNIRKLTGRDPNESRPGQMRRFGGPMAGIGVAAVGGGGGRGRGFNLLRRSLSDIGGGGPPAKQRDIEGALLRLAGDQRARRDVRHDSDAEDDDDVKKPALQSSVVATSKERTRRDLIQDQTMDEKGKQRNRRMFGLLMGTLQKFKQESNVCTEKQKRRSEIEQKLEVQAEVEKKKLESEKRELFEERRAKQTELRLLEQKVELAQLQEEWTSHNNLLVKFIRTKTRPHIFYRPGKMCSATQKLLDDSTKKLNVVFEERREAFTEHINKMESRPRRQLNRDQDGNAAATRNDHSAEGKPAGQVDKVTGNKRAARMEEDEEDDEDEDQEEEEEEKEKGVDGEQGEAREVTGEVEPEEAGDSREGLIEDEAMEFREAGDEVKEGEEKKEVGAEQKDHEARPASQAEAGKEQGDSRKTEQDTHSKEGGPADLEREKTDIASPMEVSQQEASGSAPLALPNLNPGAAAASLPADPQTAAASPASQMASKAEEREPAAILSSELNDSAGPNPAEQMQSGDGSADKPQPDTQVPQSGPAAVLQEQKEGGARGRKKAKESKKDRGQSRSSSSSSSGSSSSGSSSSSSASSRSSSSSSSSTSSSSGRSREAGKRGKRPSGRDKKKEDRSHRKKGGSSGGKEGRKRKSDEGRSKSARSDRENKDRERKDKRR; encoded by the exons ATGGCGGTAGCGGTGCGGAGCTTGCAAGAACAGATTGAAAAAGCCAAAGAAGGCTTGAGAAATGTTGATGATAATATTCGTAAATTAACAGGGCGAGATCCCAATGAATCCAG ACCGGGCCAGATGCGCCGCTTCGGTGGGCCCATGGCAGGCATCGGAGTTGCAGcagtgggaggaggaggaggtagaggaaGAGGATTTAACCTGCTCAG ACGCAGTCTCTCCGACATTGGCGGCGGTGGCCCCCCTGCCAAGCAGAGAGACATCGAGGGTGCTCTGTTGAG GCTGGCAGGCGACCAGAGGGCCAGGAGAGATGTGCGTCACGACAGCGACGCCGAGGATGACGACGATGTCAAAAAG CCGGCGTTGCAGTCGTCAGTTGTAGCTACCTCCAAAGAGCGAACACGCCGGGACCTCATTCAAGATCAGACCATGGATGAGAAGGGCAAACAGAG GAATCGGCGCATGTTCGGCCTGCTCATGGGGACCCTGCAAAAATTTAAACAGGAGTCTAATGTTTGCACAGAAAAG CAAAAGCGGCGCTCTGAGATCGAACAAAAGCTTGAGGTTCAGGCTGAGGTTGAGAAGAAGAAGTTGGAGAGCGAGAAGAGGGAGTTGTTTGAGGAGAGGAGAGCCAAGCAGACTGAGCTGAGACTACTGGAACAGAAAGTGGAATTGGCTCAGTTG CAAGAGGAGTGGACCAGCCACAATAACCTCCTGGTGAAATTCATTCGCACCAAGACCAGGCCACACATCTTCTACCGACCTGGGAAGATGTGCTCCGCCACCCAGAAACTCCTCGATGACTCCACCAAGAAACTCAATG TTGTGTTTGAAGAAAGGCGCGAGGCATTCACGGAACACATCAACAAGATGGAGTCCCGGCCACGTCGACAGCTAAACCGCGACCAGGACGGCAACGCCGCAGCGACACGGAACGACCACTCGGCGGAGGGTAAGCCAGCAGGTCAGGTAGACAAggtgacaggtaacaagagggctGCACGcatggaggaagatgaggaggatgatgaggatgaggatcaggaagaggaggaggaggagaaggagaaagGGGTGGACGGAGAACAGGGGGAGGCAAGAGAGGTCACAGGGGAAGTTGAGCCAGAGGAAGCAGGGGACAGCAGGGAAGGCTTAATTGAGGACGAGGCCATGGAGTTTAGGGAAGCAGGGGATGAGGTGAAGGAAGGTGAGGAAAAGAAAGAGGTGGGCGCTGAGCAAAAGGATCACGAGGCGCGTCCAGCATCACAGGCGGAGGCAGGCAAAGAACAAGGGGACAGCCGTAAGACGGAGCAGGATACACACAGTAAAGAGGGCGGCCCGGCAGATCTTGAAAGGGAAAAGACGGACATCGCGTCTCCAATGGAAGTGAGCCAACAAGAGGCGAGCGGCAGCGCTCCGCTCGCCCTCCCAAATCTCAACCCGGGGGCCGCGGCAGCATCCTTGCCCGCCGACCCCCAGACGGCGGCGGCCTCTCCCGCATCCCAAATGGCCTCCAAAGCAGAGGAGCGGGAGCCGGCGGCCATTCTTTCGTCCGAGCTCAACGATTCCGCCGGCCCCAATCCGGCCGAGCAAATGCAATCCGGGGACGGGTCGGCCGACAAGCCTCAGCCCGATACGCAGGTTCCCCAGAGCGGCCCCGCCGCCGTCCTCCAGGAACAGAAAGAAGGTGGCGCCAGGGGGAGGAAGAAGGCCAAGGAGTCAAAGAAAGACCGCGGTCAAAGTCGcagctcctcttcttcctcctctggcTCCTCTTCCAGCGGAAGCTCTTCCTCTTCATCCGCTTCGAGCCGCTCttcttcctcgtcctcctcgtcgACCTCCTCGTCCAGCGGTCGTAGTCGGGAGGCCGGCAAGCGTGGCAAGAGGCCGTCGGGCAGGGACAAGAAGAAAGAGGACAGGAGTCATCGCAAGAAAGGGGGGAGTAGTGGGGGCAAGGAAGGGAGGAAGAGAAAGAGCGATGAAGGCAGGAGCAAGTCAGCTCGTAGTGATAGGGAGAATAAGGACAGAGAAAGGAAGGACAAAAGACGCTAA
- the LOC125981247 gene encoding F-box only protein 33, whose translation MALCGGVGAMALPSELIVHIFSFLSDRDKLRASAVCSRWRECLFYPALWSELKLRIGGGNGASSEEYSRLEFLMRRFGAFVRELQLELAPGEVGSRSLNNEPPSTRVDLSPGPDNDPQPSERWGDAMATYVDQALCVLSNIRNNRNLQKLRLYGDTCALQQEGLLNNSNLHQIHHKKINEIQRLFKELLSHSRQLRWLSCSFMLGVVTPSSLACLSNPSSETLQHLSLLDHQLGAALISPPELERLSSLHSLALDFSDLTSELCSLLASPQRTPLHRLSLLLNGTTLEVKSLDGTATDDDWKALVRVSANLRVYVMAVEVSSSELLRALKPSLPLERIHLDSYSTLVTDATLELIAQQYNKTLTHFLLLRDDPEFPDLSVNRNEDPLVLLAWRCTQLAVLVIHGYTVWSHNLVAISRLRGSSLRVLTVSEESIDFDPDQLVFLEGDPVHNLVKEVSLGLGRVWHPCLDYSLVLTEPSQHFHRELHAFSMGM comes from the exons ATGGCTCTGTGCGGTGGTGTGGGAGCCATGGCTTTACCGAGTGAGCTGATCGTCCACATCTTCTCTTTTCTATCCGACCGAGACAAGCTGCGGGCCTCCGCCGTTTGCTCGCGATGGAGGGAGTGCCTGTTCTATCCCGCCCTGTGGAGCGAACTCAAACTCCGGATAGGTGGTGGCAACGGTGCAAGCTCTGAGGAGTATTCGAGATTAGAGTTCCTCATGCGGAGGTTCGGCGCGTTCGTGCGGGAGCTGCAGCTGGAACTGGCTCCCGGGGAAGTCGGCTCCAGATCCCTAAACAACGAGCCGCCCTCCACTCGAGTGGACCTTTCTCCCGGTCCTGACAACGATCCGCAGCCGTCCGAGCGATGGGGGGACGCAATGGCCACCTACGTGGACCAGGCGTTGTGTGTGCTAAGCAACATCCGCAACAACAG GAACCTGCAGAAGTTGCGTCTATATGGCGACACGTGTGCTCTCCAACAAGAGGGGCTCTTGAACAACTCCAACTTACACCAGATTCACCACAAGAAAATTAACGA GATCCAGCGCTTGTTCAAGGAGTTGTTGTCTCACAGCAGGCAGCTTCGGTGGTTGTCGTGTAGCTTTATGCTGGGTGTGGTGACTCCTTCCTCCTTAGCATGCCTATCCAATCCTTCCTCTGAGACCTTGCAGCACCTCAGTTTACTGGACCACCAGCTTG GTGCGGCGCTCATCTCACCGCCAGAGTTGGAGCGTCTTTCTTCTCTTCATTCATTGGCTCTCGATTTCTCCGATCTGACGTCTGAGCTTTGTAGCCTGTTGGCATCGCCCCAGCGCACTCCGCTGCATCGTCTCTCCCTGCTGCTCAACGGCACCACGCTGGAGGTCAAGTCTTTGGACGGGACAGCCACAGATGATGATTGGAAGGCGCTG GTACGAGTGAGCGCCAACCTGCGAGTGTACGTGATGgccgtcgaggtcagcagctccGAGCTGCTCAGAGCGCTCAAGCCGAGCCTTCCGCTGGAGCGCATTCACCTGGACAGCTACAGCACCCTGGTGACGGACGCCACCCTGGAGCTCATCGCTCAGCAGTACAACAAAACGCTGACGCACTTCCTTTTACTGAGGGATGACCCCGAGTTCCCGGACCTCAGCGTCAATCGCAATGAAGATCCATTGGTCCTCTTGGCTTGGAGGTGCACTCAGCTGGCTGTGCTCGTAATTCACG GCTACACCGTCTGGTCTCATAACTTGGTGGCAATCTCTCGGCTGCGAGGATCCAGTCTTCGCGTCCTGACCGTGTCTGAAGAGAGCATCGACTTTGACCCGGACCAGCTGGTGTTTCTGGAAGGCGATCCGGTCCATAACCTGGTCAAAGAGGTCTCGCTCGGCCTCGGCAGAGTGTGGCACCCGTGTTTGGATTACAGCCTGGTTTTGACTGAGCCCAGCCAGCATTTCCATCGTGAACTGCATGCCTTCAGCATGGGCATGTAG